In Carya illinoinensis cultivar Pawnee chromosome 16, C.illinoinensisPawnee_v1, whole genome shotgun sequence, a single window of DNA contains:
- the LOC122299367 gene encoding protein DETOXIFICATION 33, whose protein sequence is MGAADTPLLTNNHSNYEEDKKESRIKAFGSESKKLWKLAGPAIFTSLCQYSLGALTQTFAGLVGEIELAAVSVENSVIAGLAFGVMLGMGSALETLCGQAYGAGHIRMLGIYMQRSWVILLTTACVLVPIYVWSPPILEVIGETTEISEAAGKFALWMLPQLFAYAMNFPIQKFLQAQRKVLVMAWISAVVLVIHTFFSWLLILKLGWGLTGAAITLNTSWWIIVIAQLIYIFVTKSDGAWAGFSWLAFADLWGFVKLSLASAVMLCLEFWYLMILVVITGRLANPLVPVDAISICMNINGWDAMIALGFNAAISVRVSNELGAGNARAAKFSVLVVSVTSVSIGVICMAVVYATRDYFPYLFTTSEAVGEETTHLAILLGITVLLNSLQPVLSGVAVGAGWQAIVAYINIGCYYIVGLPAGIVLGFTFGFGAEGIWSGMIGGIVLQTIILVVITSITNWTKEAEEAESRVKRWGGGSAGEH, encoded by the exons ATGGGCGCCGCAGACACTCCACTTCTGACAAATAATCATAGCAACTATGAGGAGGATAAGAAAGAAAGCCGTATTAAGGCGTTCGGGAGCGAGTCAAAGAAGCTATGGAAGCTCGCCGGTCCGGCCATCTTCACCTCCCTTTGTCAGTACTCACTCGGTGCTCTCACTCAGACATTCGCCGGTCTCGTCGGAGAAATCGAGCTCGCCGCCGTGTCTGTCGAAAACTCTGTCATCGCCGGGCTGGCCTTCGGTGTCATG TTGGGAATGGGAAGTGCATTGGAGACGCTGTGTGGACAAGCATACGGTGCTGGGCATATAAGGATGTTGGGGATTTACATGCAGAGATCGTGGGTCATTTTGCTGACAACAGCTTGCGTTTTGGTTCCCATCTACGTTTGGTCTCCTCCCATCCTTGAAGTCATTGGGGAGACCACTGAGATATCTGAGGCTGCTG GCAAATTTGCTTTGTGGATGCTTCCACAATTGTTCGCTTATGCGATGAATTTCCCAATCCAAAAGTTTCTACAAGCACAGAGGAAAGTCTTAGTCATGGCATGGATATCTGCAGTGGTATTGGTGATACATACATTTTTTAGTTGGTTGCTGATATTGAAGCTTGGGTGGGGCTTAACTGGAGCAGCAATCACTCTTAACACATCATGGTGGATTATTGTTATTGCTCAATTGATCTACATTTTCGTCACCAAGTCCGATGGTGCTTGGGCTGGATTCTCATGGCTAGCATTTGCAGACTTGTGGGGCTTTGTGAAGCTTTCCTTGGCTTCTGCTGTAATGTTGTG CTTGGAGTTTTGGTACTTGATGATACTGGTGGTGATAACAGGCCGTTTGGCGAACCCTCTGGTACCAGTTGACGCCATCTCTATTTG CATGAACATAAACGGATGGGATGCCATGATTGCACTTGGGTTCAATGCTGCGATAAG TGTGAGGGTATCAAATGAACTCGGAGCTGGCAATGCTCGGGCCGCAAAATTTTCAGTGCTGGTGGTTTCTGTCACATCTGTTTCCATAGGGGTTATTTGCATGGCTGTAGTATATGCAACAAGGGACTACTTCCCTTACCTTTTCACCACCAGTGAAGCTGTTGGTGAGGAAACTACCCACCTTGCTATCTTGCTCGGAATCACAGTACTTCTAAACAGCCTTCAACCAGTCTTATCAG GTGTTGCTGTTGGAGCCGGATGGCAAGCCATTGTAGCTTACATCAACATCGGATGCTACTACATTGTTGGATTGCCTGCTGGCATAGTCCTGGGATTCACATTTGGTTTTGGAGCGGAG GGTATTTGGTCAGGGATGATTGGGGGTATTGTTCTGCAAACCATAATCTTGGTAGTGATCACTTCAATAACTAACTGGACAAAAGAA GCTGAAGAAGCAGAGAGCCGTGTGAAGAGATGGGGAGGAGGGTCAGCTGGAGAGCATTGA